A stretch of Fusobacterium periodonticum ATCC 33693 DNA encodes these proteins:
- the uvrB gene encoding excinuclease ABC subunit UvrB → MENNLFKIHSEYKPMGDQPTAIESIVKNIERGVKDQVLLGVTGSGKTFTIANVIERLQRPALIIAPNKTLAAQLYSEYKKFFPENAVEYFVSYYDYYQPEAYIKTTDTYIEKDSSVNDEIDKLRNAATAALIHRRDVIIVASVSSIYGLGSPDTYRKMTIPIDKQTGIQRKELMKKLITLRYERNDIAFERGKFRIKGDVIDIYPSYMNNGYRLEYWGDDLEEISEINTLTGQKIKKNLERIVIYPATQYLTADDDKDRIIEEIKDDLRVEVKSFEDEKKLLEAQRLRQRTEYDLEMITEIGYCKGIENYSRYLSGKRPGETPDTLFEYFPKDFLLFIDESHITVPQVRGMYNGDRARKEALVENGFRLKAALDNRPLRFEEFREKSNQTVFISATPGDFEIEVSDNNIAEQLIRPTGIVDPEIEIRPTKNQVDDLLDEIRKRVAKKERVLVTTLTKKIAEELTEYYIELGVKVKYMHSDIDTLERIEIIRALRKGEIDVIIGINLLREGLDIPEVSLVAIMEADKEGFLRSRRSLVQTIGRAARNVEGRVILYADIMTDSMKEAIIETERRRKIQKEYNAYNNIDPKSIVKEIAEDLINLDYGIEDKKFENDKKVFRSKADIEKEISKLEKKIKKLVEELDFEQAIVLRDEMLKLKELLLDF, encoded by the coding sequence ATGGAAAATAATTTATTTAAAATACATTCAGAATATAAGCCTATGGGTGATCAACCTACTGCAATAGAGAGTATAGTTAAAAATATAGAAAGGGGAGTTAAAGATCAAGTTCTTTTAGGAGTAACAGGTTCAGGAAAAACATTTACTATAGCTAATGTTATAGAAAGATTACAAAGACCTGCTTTAATAATTGCACCAAATAAAACTTTGGCAGCTCAACTTTATTCAGAGTACAAGAAATTTTTTCCTGAAAATGCAGTAGAATACTTTGTTTCATACTATGATTACTACCAACCTGAAGCCTATATAAAAACAACAGATACTTATATAGAAAAAGATTCATCAGTCAACGATGAGATAGATAAACTTCGTAATGCAGCAACAGCAGCCTTAATTCATAGAAGAGATGTTATTATTGTAGCATCTGTATCTTCTATCTATGGTTTAGGATCACCTGATACTTATAGAAAAATGACTATTCCTATAGATAAACAAACTGGTATTCAAAGAAAAGAATTAATGAAAAAATTAATTACCTTAAGATATGAAAGAAATGATATCGCCTTTGAAAGAGGAAAATTTAGAATAAAAGGTGATGTTATTGATATCTATCCTTCGTATATGAATAATGGTTATAGGCTTGAATATTGGGGAGATGATTTAGAAGAAATTTCTGAAATCAACACTTTAACTGGACAGAAAATAAAAAAGAACCTGGAAAGAATAGTTATCTATCCAGCTACACAATATTTAACAGCTGATGATGATAAAGATAGAATTATAGAAGAGATAAAAGATGATTTAAGAGTAGAGGTAAAAAGCTTTGAAGATGAGAAAAAACTTTTGGAAGCACAAAGATTAAGACAAAGAACTGAATATGATTTAGAAATGATAACTGAGATAGGTTATTGTAAAGGAATTGAAAACTATTCAAGGTATTTATCAGGTAAAAGACCTGGAGAAACACCAGATACCTTATTTGAATATTTTCCAAAAGATTTCTTACTTTTTATAGATGAGTCACATATAACAGTACCACAAGTTAGAGGTATGTATAATGGAGATAGAGCAAGAAAAGAAGCCTTAGTTGAAAATGGTTTTAGATTGAAAGCAGCCCTTGATAACAGACCACTGAGATTTGAAGAATTTAGAGAAAAATCTAATCAGACAGTTTTTATTTCTGCAACACCAGGAGATTTTGAAATTGAAGTTTCTGATAATAATATAGCTGAACAACTTATAAGACCGACTGGTATAGTTGATCCTGAAATAGAAATAAGACCAACTAAAAATCAAGTTGATGATTTACTAGATGAAATAAGAAAAAGAGTTGCTAAAAAAGAAAGAGTACTTGTTACTACACTTACTAAAAAAATAGCAGAAGAACTTACAGAATACTATATTGAATTAGGTGTTAAGGTAAAGTATATGCACTCTGATATTGATACTTTAGAAAGAATTGAAATTATTAGAGCATTAAGAAAAGGTGAAATTGACGTTATCATAGGTATTAACCTTTTAAGAGAAGGATTAGATATACCAGAAGTATCTTTAGTTGCTATTATGGAAGCAGATAAAGAAGGTTTTTTAAGAAGTAGAAGATCTTTAGTTCAAACTATAGGTAGAGCTGCAAGAAATGTTGAAGGTAGAGTTATTCTTTATGCTGACATTATGACAGATTCAATGAAAGAAGCTATAATAGAAACTGAAAGAAGAAGAAAGATACAAAAAGAATATAATGCTTATAATAATATAGATCCAAAGAGTATTGTTAAAGAAATTGCTGAAGATTTAATCAATTTAGATTATGGAATTGAAGATAAGAAATTTGAAAATGATAAAAAAGTATTTAGAAGTAAAGCAGATATCGAAAAAGAAATAAGTAAACTTGAAAAGAAAATCAAGAAACTTGTAGAAGAACTTGATTTTGAACAGGCAATAGTCTTAAGAGATGAAATGCTAAAATTAAAAGAATTATTATTAGATTTCTAA
- the dinB gene encoding DNA polymerase IV, whose amino-acid sequence MERIIMHYDMDAFYASIEINRNPKLKNKPLVVGENIVTTASYEARKYGIHSAMKVSDAKLLCPKLIAIPVDKKEYIRISNEIHNLILKITNKVEFIATDEGYIDLTGIVKAENKMQFALKFKERIKELTNLTCSVGIGFNKLSAKIASDINKPFGVYIFENEKDFVQYISDKKIKIIPGVGRKFSEILKYDKIFHVKDVFKYSLDYLVKKYGKSRGENLYCSVRGINHDEVEYEREIHSIGNEETYSIALQTTSELEREFNSLFEYTFQRLIKNNVFSQSITVKIRYTSFQTYTKSKKLKFATRDKEFLYNEMLELLNSFEQEDEIRLLGIYFGDIKRNTLIQLSINESLKK is encoded by the coding sequence ATGGAACGAATAATTATGCACTATGATATGGATGCTTTCTATGCTTCTATTGAAATAAATAGAAATCCAAAATTAAAAAATAAGCCTTTAGTTGTTGGAGAAAATATTGTTACAACTGCCAGTTATGAAGCAAGAAAATATGGTATACATTCTGCAATGAAAGTTTCAGATGCTAAATTACTCTGTCCAAAACTGATAGCCATACCTGTAGATAAAAAAGAATATATTAGAATTTCTAATGAAATTCATAACTTGATTTTAAAAATTACAAATAAAGTTGAATTTATTGCAACAGATGAAGGTTATATAGATTTAACAGGTATAGTCAAGGCTGAGAATAAAATGCAATTTGCTTTGAAGTTTAAAGAAAGAATAAAAGAATTGACTAATCTAACTTGTTCGGTAGGTATAGGATTTAATAAATTATCTGCAAAAATTGCCAGTGATATAAATAAGCCTTTTGGTGTATATATTTTTGAAAATGAAAAAGATTTTGTTCAATATATTTCTGATAAAAAGATAAAAATTATTCCTGGAGTTGGAAGAAAATTTTCTGAAATTTTAAAATATGATAAAATTTTTCATGTGAAAGATGTTTTTAAATATTCTTTAGATTATCTAGTTAAAAAATACGGAAAATCTCGTGGAGAGAATTTATATTGTTCTGTCAGAGGAATAAATCATGATGAGGTTGAATATGAAAGAGAGATTCACTCAATAGGCAATGAAGAAACTTATTCTATAGCCTTACAAACCACTTCAGAATTAGAAAGAGAGTTTAACTCCTTATTTGAATATACTTTTCAGAGGTTGATAAAAAACAATGTATTTTCTCAAAGTATCACTGTAAAGATAAGATATACATCTTTTCAAACATATACTAAAAGTAAAAAATTAAAATTTGCAACAAGAGATAAGGAATTTCTTTATAATGAAATGTTAGAACTTTTAAATTCTTTTGAGCAAGAAGACGAGATAAGACTCTTAGGAATATACTTTGGTGATATAAAAAGAAACACATTAATACAATTATCAATTAATGAGAGTTTGAAAAAATAA